The following are encoded together in the Peromyscus leucopus breed LL Stock chromosome 1, UCI_PerLeu_2.1, whole genome shotgun sequence genome:
- the LOC114689253 gene encoding leukocyte immunoglobulin-like receptor subfamily A member 6 isoform X3, whose protein sequence is MTPLFTGLLYLGLSLDLRNTVLAGAPSKLTLWAVPRNVVAIGNQVTFFCEGPLEAKEYVLYKEGSPDYPIPTILLKTENKATFSFSSVESYHAGQYWCEYISNNGMSERSDFLELVVTGFYSSKVTLSAITSSVVTSGGHVTLQCVSDQKYNMFILMKEDEKFSRPLPSQNIHPELFGALFTVGTVNLNQRWRFTCYGYDLSIP, encoded by the exons ATGACCCCCCTTTTTACAGGTCTACTCTATCTTG GACTGAGTCTGGACCTCAGGAACACAGTATTGGCAG GGGCCCCCTCTAAACTTACACTCTGGGCAGTACCAAGAAATGTAGTAGCCATTGGGAACCAGGTGACATTCTTCTGTGAAGGACCTTTAGAGGCCAAGGAATATGTTCTCTACAAAGAAGGAAGTCCAGATTACCCAATACCAACAATCCttctaaaaactgaaaacaaagccaCATTCTCCTTCTCATCAGTTGAATCATACCATGCAGGCCAATATTGGTGTGAATATATAAGCAATAATGGTATGTCAGAAAGAAGTGACTTCCTGgagctggtggtgacag gATTCTACTCAAGCAAAGTCACCTTGTCTGCCATTACCAGCTCTGTGGTGACCTCAGGAGGGCATGTGACCCTTCAGTGTGTCTCAGACCAGAAATATAACATGTTTATTCTAatgaaggaagatgagaagttctCTAGGCCTTTGCCCTCACAGAATATACACCCTGAGTTATTTGGAGCCCTGTTCACTGTGGGTACTGTGAACCTCAACCAGAGGTGGAGGTTCACATGTTATGGGTATGACTTGAGCATCCCTTAG
- the LOC114689115 gene encoding LOW QUALITY PROTEIN: speckle-type POZ protein-like (The sequence of the model RefSeq protein was modified relative to this genomic sequence to represent the inferred CDS: inserted 2 bases in 1 codon) has product MALSRVPSAPPPAEMSSGPVAESWCYTQXCLRVNPKGLDEESKDYLSLYLLLVSCPKSEVRAKFKFSILNAKGEESKATENQRTYRFVQGKDRGFKKFIRRDFLLDEANGLLPDDKLTLFCEVSVVQDSVNISGQNTMNMVKVPECRLADELGGLWENSRFTDCCLCVAGQEFQAHKAILEARSPVFSAMFEHEMEESKKNRVEINDVEPEVVKEMMCFIYTGKAPNLDKMADDLLAAADKYALEHLKVMCEDALCSNLSVENAAEILILADLHSADQLKIQAVDFINYHASDVLETSGWKSMVVSHPHLAAEVYRSLALAQCPFLGPPRKRLEQS; this is encoded by the exons ATGGCGTTGTCAAGGGTTCCAAGTGCTCCACCTCCGGCAGAAATGTCGAGTGGTCCCGTGGCAGAGAGCTGGTGCTATACACA GTGTTTGCGAGTAAACCCAAAAGGGCTGGATGAAGAAAGCAAAGATTACCTGTCACTTTACCTGTTATTGGTCAGTTGTCCAAAGAGTGAAGTTCGGGCAAAGTTCAAGTTCTCCATCCTGAATGCCAAGGGAGAAGAATCCAAAGCTACGGAGAATCAGCGAACTTATAGGTTCGTGCAAGGCAAAGACCGGGGATTCAAAAAATTTATTCGTAGAGATTTTCTCTTGGATGAGGCCAATGGGCTTCTCCCTGATGACAAGCTCACCCTCTTCTGTGAGGTGAGTGTAGTACAAGATTCCGTCAATATTTCTGGACAGAATACCATGAACATGGTAAAGGTTCCTGAGTGCCGGCTGGCAGATGAATTAGGAGGGCTGTGGGAGAATTCTCGATTCACAGACTGCTGCCTGTGTGTGGCTGGCCAAGAATTCCAGGCTCACAAGGCCATCCTAGAAGCTCGGTCTCCAGTTTTCAGTGCCATGTTTGAACACGAAATGGAGGAGAGCAAAAAGAATCGGGTTGAAATTAACGACGTGGAGCCTGAAGTTGTCAAGGAAATGATGTGCTTCATTTACACAGGGAAGGCTCCAAACCTTGACAAAATGGCTGATGATTTGCTGGCAGCTGCTGACAAGTATGCCCTGGAGCATTTGAAGGTCATGTGCGAGGATGCCCTCTGCAGTAACCTCTCTGTGGAGAACGCTGCAGAAATTCTCATCCTGGCTGACCTCCACAGTGCAGATCAACTGAAAATTCAGGCAGTGGATTTCATCAACTATCATGCTTCGGATGTCTTGGAGACCTCTGGGTGGAAGTCAATGGTGGTGTCACATCCCCACTTAGCGGCTGAAGTATACCGCTCTCTGGCTTTGGCACAATGCCCTTTCCTGGGGCCCCCACGCAAACGCCTGGAGCAGTCCTAA